In a genomic window of Roseomonas aeriglobus:
- a CDS encoding DUF4411 family protein gives MLYLLDADTLITGDRRAYPLRRFPVFWEWLRHQGTLGNVKIPLEQFEEVTSGRGDIVDWLCTEECRAALILAEDLDPALVADTTLQGYGPLDENGVELVGRDPFLVAYGRVEPGERTVVSFEVSKPGKQGANRKVPDVCRDFGVPCCSLFDMIEALDFTTAWQQP, from the coding sequence TTGCTCTACCTGCTCGATGCCGACACGCTCATAACAGGAGATCGCAGAGCCTATCCGCTCCGGCGTTTTCCCGTGTTTTGGGAGTGGTTGCGACACCAAGGCACCCTCGGCAACGTCAAAATTCCATTGGAGCAATTCGAGGAGGTCACCTCCGGTCGGGGCGACATCGTGGACTGGCTCTGCACCGAAGAATGCCGCGCGGCGCTGATCCTGGCCGAGGATCTCGACCCCGCGCTGGTCGCCGATACAACCCTGCAAGGCTATGGTCCCCTCGACGAGAACGGCGTCGAGCTAGTCGGGCGCGATCCCTTTCTGGTGGCCTACGGACGCGTCGAGCCGGGCGAACGCACGGTCGTAAGCTTCGAGGTATCGAAACCCGGCAAGCAGGGTGCCAACCGGAAGGTGCCTGATGTCTGTCGTGACTTCGGGGTCCCGTGCTGCTCTCTTTTCGACATGATCGAGGCTCTCGACTTCACGACCGCCTGGCAACAGCCGTAA
- a CDS encoding GIY-YIG nuclease family protein yields MALTFNAVLDEAGISPDSVRLLRHQTHSAGRTPYSLWRDDRAGFLVYQSLQTSQNRARLSARYWASFVVTPAAATLFVGLYEISLIGSAPDDIVDPLRHKLATEGGTRPLDLYAQTSVFALEDMSGRLTIDWGAGTRSWIQRAGSQAKAILELSRTFQEEAFPGYVRFIGNLSSLEALPKGWIAALTAARGVYLLTCPRTREQYVGSATGESGFFGRWLTYIRDGHGGNLGLKSRDPSDYQASILEVSGSSATVEEIIAAEQLWKAKLQSRELGLNRN; encoded by the coding sequence ATGGCGCTGACTTTCAACGCGGTCCTCGACGAAGCGGGCATAAGCCCTGATTCCGTTCGTCTCCTGCGGCATCAAACGCATTCTGCGGGCCGGACGCCTTATTCGCTCTGGCGCGACGATCGGGCGGGCTTCCTCGTGTATCAAAGCCTTCAGACGAGCCAGAACCGCGCTCGTCTTTCCGCAAGATATTGGGCGAGCTTCGTCGTGACGCCCGCGGCAGCCACCCTGTTCGTGGGACTTTACGAAATCTCGCTCATCGGGAGTGCGCCCGACGACATTGTCGACCCGCTGCGTCACAAGCTCGCAACCGAAGGCGGCACCCGGCCGCTCGATCTCTATGCGCAAACCTCCGTATTCGCGTTGGAGGACATGAGCGGCCGTTTGACCATCGACTGGGGCGCAGGAACCCGGAGTTGGATCCAGCGTGCCGGTAGCCAGGCGAAGGCTATACTCGAATTGAGCCGCACGTTTCAGGAGGAAGCGTTCCCAGGTTATGTGCGGTTCATCGGCAACCTCTCGTCGCTGGAAGCACTGCCAAAGGGCTGGATCGCCGCGCTTACCGCGGCGCGGGGCGTTTACCTTCTGACCTGCCCGCGCACGCGCGAGCAATATGTTGGTTCGGCCACAGGCGAGAGCGGTTTCTTCGGCCGCTGGCTCACCTACATCCGAGATGGCCATGGCGGCAATCTGGGTCTGAAAAGTCGCGACCCGAGCGACTATCAGGCCAGCATTCTCGAAGTGAGCGGATCAAGCGCCACCGTCGAGGAGATCATCGCTGCAGAGCAGCTTTGGAAAGCGAAGCTACAAAGCCGGGAGCTGGGCCTTAACCGTAATTGA
- a CDS encoding ImmA/IrrE family metallo-endopeptidase, producing MPKVNPQILSWARESAGLTLEDAAKGIGLGGESAAARLAEMEAGDREPSRPQLLKMADRYRRPLLTFYLPEPPAAPPRTHDFRTLPDREAGAEATVGALVRDVRTRQSLVRGALEDAEEAEIRTFVGSIDPRAGADALAQAMGELLNLDREGYRQARTIEQAFRILRDAVEAAGVYVLLIGNLGHWTSNLSPGVFRGMALADEVAPFIVVNETDSKAAWPFTLLHELGHILLGQSGISGYDSEQVIERLCDDAAAKFLLGREELQELAGVADLDGLIDQIGVFANARKVSRKMVAYNLLRERLIDAAMYRQLAARFDEDRLEFPRKPAKGAPDYYVVRRHRVGQGLLALVDRMVAGGALTTTKAGKVLGVKPTAIGRMTEQMA from the coding sequence ATGCCGAAGGTCAATCCTCAGATCCTGTCATGGGCGCGCGAGAGCGCGGGCCTGACGCTTGAGGATGCCGCCAAAGGGATCGGTCTTGGCGGTGAAAGCGCCGCTGCACGCCTGGCGGAGATGGAGGCGGGCGATCGCGAGCCCAGCCGCCCCCAATTGCTCAAAATGGCGGATCGCTATCGTCGTCCATTGCTCACGTTCTACCTACCCGAACCACCGGCAGCGCCCCCCCGAACCCATGACTTTCGGACGCTTCCGGATCGGGAGGCCGGAGCGGAGGCGACCGTCGGTGCGCTGGTCCGTGACGTTCGCACCCGCCAGTCCCTTGTTCGTGGTGCATTAGAAGACGCCGAAGAGGCTGAAATCCGGACGTTCGTCGGGTCCATTGACCCACGGGCGGGTGCGGATGCTCTTGCTCAGGCGATGGGTGAACTGCTGAACCTTGATCGAGAGGGTTACCGCCAGGCCCGGACGATCGAGCAAGCCTTCCGGATCTTGCGCGATGCGGTTGAGGCTGCGGGCGTCTATGTGCTGCTCATCGGCAATCTCGGCCACTGGACGAGCAATCTCAGCCCAGGTGTTTTCCGGGGAATGGCTCTCGCGGACGAGGTCGCGCCGTTCATCGTCGTCAATGAAACGGACTCCAAGGCAGCTTGGCCGTTCACGCTTCTTCATGAGCTCGGCCACATCCTTTTGGGGCAGAGCGGTATCAGCGGATATGACAGCGAACAGGTGATCGAGCGGCTGTGCGATGACGCGGCGGCGAAATTCCTTCTTGGCCGCGAGGAGCTGCAGGAGCTCGCCGGTGTCGCCGACCTAGACGGATTGATCGACCAAATCGGCGTCTTTGCAAACGCTCGCAAAGTCAGCCGCAAGATGGTCGCCTACAACCTCTTACGGGAGCGCCTCATCGATGCGGCCATGTACCGGCAGCTCGCCGCCCGGTTCGATGAGGACCGTCTCGAGTTTCCGCGAAAGCCAGCGAAAGGCGCGCCTGACTATTATGTCGTAAGGCGCCACCGGGTTGGACAGGGTCTCCTCGCGCTTGTCGATCGGATGGTCGCGGGTGGCGCCTTGACGACGACCAAGGCGGGCAAGGTGCTCGGCGTAAAACCCACGGCGATCGGTCGCATGACCGAACAGATGGCATAG